A single window of Drosophila suzukii chromosome 3, CBGP_Dsuzu_IsoJpt1.0, whole genome shotgun sequence DNA harbors:
- the LOC108012385 gene encoding dnaJ homolog subfamily B member 13: MNRPELDYYAVLDQPRGATKEQLTLAYRRLAIRLCPHRDKKDEQDFVPLAQEGRLTHLSPMGEPRQWAYINMAFDVLGNDLYRAIYDRYGEAGLFEGVMLPNGYFPPYQYDGDHMKVYERVFGSYSPYANVIDAIANPPSLYATRQHGIGVRSKDASTERIIELSLEEVRTGCVKLMNVWRQEIVDAKESRLEKRKHTLKLNIAPGTTAGTRFCFKEEGDRYPATIPGDIIFIAADKPHPDFERRNHHDLVYRQCIDLCQAFTGITFFISTLDKRQLKVVITDVVQPGYTKVIPLEGLPKCRNLDAVTAIKEANKKVEQFGDLIIEFNYIFPKYLTPHMKQMTREFFREFRKLEIELQEEEERNMG, encoded by the exons ATGAACCGACCGGAATTGGACTACTACGCGGTGCTGGACCAGCCCAGGGGAGCCACCAAGGAGCAGCTAACCCTGGCCTACCGCCGACTGGCCATTCGCCTGTGTCCGCATCGCGACAAGAAGGACGAACAGGACTTTGTGCCGCTGGCCCAGGAGGGTCGTCTCACGCATCTCTCACCCATGGGCGAGCCCAGGCAGTGGGCCTACATCAACATGGCCTTCGATGTGCTGGGCAACGATCTCTACCGCGCCATCTACGATCGGTATGGCGAGGCGGGTCTGTTCGAGGGAGTCATGCTGCCCAACGGCTACTTTCCGCCGTACCAATACGATGGCGACCACATGAAGGTCTACGAGCGGGTCTTCGGCAGCTACTCACCCTATGCAAATGTGATAGATGCCATCGCCAATCCGCCCAGCTTATATGCCACCCGGCAGCATGGCATTGGGGTGCGCTCCAAGGATGCCAGCACGGAGCGGATCATCGAGCTGTCGCTGGAGGAGGTGCGCACCGGCTGCGTCAAGCTGATGAACGTGTGGCGCCAGGAGATCGTGGACGCCAAGGAGTCGCGGCTGGAGAAGCGAAAGCACACTCTGAAGCTGAACATCGCCCCGGGAACCACGGCCGGCACTCGCTTCTGCTTCAAGGAGGAGGGCGATCGCTATCCGGCCACCATTCCGGGTGACATAATCTTCATTGCCGCCGACAAGCCGCACCCGGACTTCGAGCGGAGGAACCACCACGACCTGGTCTACAGGCAGTGCATTGATCTGTGCCAGGCCTTCACCGGCATCACGTTCTTCATTTCCACGCTGGACAAGCGCCAGTTGAAGGTGGTCATCACGGACGTAGTGCAGCCGGGCTATACGAAGGTGATTCCCCTCGAGGGACTGCCCAAGTGCCGCAACTTGGACGCAGTGACGGCTATTAAAGAGGCCAACAAAAAGGTGGAGCAGTTCGGGGACCTcatcattgaatttaatt ATATTTTCCCCAAGTATTTGACGCCACATATGAAGCAAATGACTCGCGAATTTTTCCGCGAGTTCCGCAAGCTGGAAATTGAGttgcaggaggaggaggagcgcAACATGGGTTAA